A region from the Deinococcus fonticola genome encodes:
- a CDS encoding V-type ATPase subunit subunit G family protein, with protein sequence MDVSSRVLSELASREAALDAQIEAAREEAKREVEAAEQEAARILREAEAQAQQLQTQHDQTLAGETQRIRDEARAQAQVQAADTHNRAAGRVQQAAEQILRAVLP encoded by the coding sequence TTGGACGTTTCAAGTCGAGTCCTAAGTGAACTGGCCAGCCGTGAAGCGGCACTGGACGCGCAGATTGAAGCGGCCCGCGAGGAAGCCAAACGGGAGGTCGAAGCCGCCGAGCAGGAAGCGGCCCGGATCTTGCGTGAAGCCGAGGCGCAGGCGCAACAACTGCAAACCCAGCATGACCAGACACTTGCGGGCGAAACCCAGCGTATCCGCGACGAAGCGCGTGCGCAGGCACAGGTGCAGGCCGCCGACACCCACAACCGGGCGGCGGGCCGCGTGCAGCAGGCCGCCGAGCAGATTCTCAGGGCGGTGCTGCCGTGA
- a CDS encoding aminoglycoside N(3)-acetyltransferase yields MSETDAIANTDAPRTRARLAADLRALGVQAGDVLIVHASLSRLGWVAGGPVAVIQALQDAVTPEGTLVMPTFTLYLTDPASWRRFAVPEGWWATIRAEMSAFDPARTPTRGMGQIAELFRTWPDVHRSSHPHSSFAAWGKHADFITADHSLNDSLGDGSPLARVYDLNGKVLLLGTEVNSSLHLAEVRAGKRPRTTFSGPLLVQGQRQWVTLDEPDYNEETFPPVKAAFEEKGAVKVGTVGSATAKLMRQREIVDFAVAWWRAE; encoded by the coding sequence ATGTCTGAAACCGACGCCATAGCCAACACTGACGCTCCCCGCACCCGCGCCCGCCTGGCCGCCGACCTGCGCGCCCTGGGCGTACAGGCGGGCGACGTGCTGATCGTTCACGCCAGCCTCAGCCGTCTGGGCTGGGTCGCCGGTGGCCCCGTCGCCGTCATTCAGGCCCTGCAGGACGCCGTGACGCCGGAGGGCACACTGGTGATGCCCACCTTTACGCTTTACCTGACCGATCCCGCCAGCTGGCGCAGGTTCGCCGTGCCCGAGGGGTGGTGGGCCACCATCCGCGCCGAAATGTCGGCTTTTGACCCGGCCCGCACGCCCACGCGCGGCATGGGGCAAATTGCCGAACTGTTCCGCACCTGGCCCGACGTGCACCGCAGTTCCCATCCTCACAGTTCCTTTGCCGCCTGGGGCAAACACGCCGACTTCATCACCGCCGACCACAGCCTGAACGACTCCCTCGGGGACGGTTCTCCGCTCGCCCGCGTCTACGACCTGAACGGCAAAGTCCTGCTGCTCGGCACTGAAGTCAACTCCAGCCTGCACCTGGCCGAAGTCCGCGCCGGGAAAAGGCCGCGCACGACTTTCAGCGGCCCCCTCCTGGTGCAGGGACAGCGCCAGTGGGTCACGCTCGACGAACCCGACTACAACGAGGAAACCTTTCCGCCCGTCAAAGCAGCCTTCGAGGAAAAAGGCGCCGTCAAAGTGGGCACGGTGGGGTCAGCCACCGCGAAACTGATGCGCCAGCGCGAAATAGTCGATTTTGCCGTGGCCTGGTGGCGGGCAGAGTAG
- the argC gene encoding N-acetyl-gamma-glutamyl-phosphate reductase, whose translation MTKPRIFIDGEAGTTGLQIRQRLAGRSDIELLSIDPARRKDSAARAELLNAADISILCLHDDAAREAVHLATNPTSRLLDASTAHRVNPEWVFGFPELNAGQPENIRTARYVANPGCYSTAAIALLAPLTQRGLIPADFSIHIQGFSGYSGGGRALVDAHEQDQEHPMRGSFLSYGLNLDHKHLPEIVKYGGLTRTPIFMPNVGAWAQGMTVTIPLHMQELNVAAEQLHAALKEHYGGQRYVTVTEMAENPAILDPQTLNGTNQLELLVYAASDGQRAVLAARLDNLGKGASGAAVQNLDLMLQGS comes from the coding sequence GTGACGAAACCCAGAATTTTCATTGATGGTGAGGCGGGAACGACCGGCCTGCAAATCCGCCAGCGGCTGGCAGGCCGGTCGGATATAGAGCTGCTGAGCATCGACCCGGCGCGGCGCAAAGACAGTGCGGCGCGCGCGGAACTGCTGAACGCGGCAGACATCTCGATCCTGTGCCTGCACGACGACGCGGCGCGGGAAGCGGTACACCTCGCCACCAATCCCACTTCCCGCCTGCTCGACGCCAGTACGGCGCACCGCGTGAACCCGGAGTGGGTCTTCGGGTTCCCTGAACTGAACGCCGGGCAACCGGAGAACATCCGCACGGCGCGGTACGTGGCGAATCCCGGGTGTTACAGCACGGCGGCCATCGCCCTGCTCGCGCCCCTGACCCAGCGCGGCCTGATTCCCGCCGATTTCTCCATTCACATTCAGGGCTTCAGTGGGTACAGCGGTGGCGGGCGGGCATTGGTCGACGCGCACGAGCAGGATCAGGAGCACCCCATGCGCGGTTCCTTCCTGTCTTACGGGCTGAATCTGGATCACAAGCACCTGCCGGAAATTGTGAAATACGGCGGCCTGACCCGCACGCCGATTTTCATGCCGAACGTGGGCGCGTGGGCGCAGGGCATGACCGTGACCATTCCCCTGCATATGCAGGAACTGAACGTGGCGGCCGAGCAATTGCACGCGGCCCTGAAGGAACACTACGGCGGGCAACGGTACGTGACCGTGACCGAGATGGCCGAGAACCCCGCCATCCTCGATCCGCAGACGCTGAACGGCACGAACCAACTGGAATTGCTGGTGTACGCCGCGAGTGATGGGCAGCGGGCCGTGTTGGCCGCCCGGCTCGACAACCTCGGCAAAGGCGCCAGCGGCGCCGCCGTGCAAAACCTGGATTTGATGCTGCAAGGGAGTTAA
- a CDS encoding GNAT family N-acetyltransferase encodes MTTLSTLRLTVRPLTPEDLPALVTYRNDPEVARYQGWTLPYTPVMAQGLLSDNPLGMEGWVQRAIALKNGELIGDLALNRRGPQAEFGVTLSRHAQGHGYASEAIRALLHFAFHELNLHRVHASIDPRNQAIAGLLRHVGFRHEGTHLKSYCLRGEWTDDAIYAVLSEEWRA; translated from the coding sequence GTGACCACCCTCTCCACCCTGCGCCTCACCGTCCGTCCCCTCACGCCAGAGGATTTGCCCGCCCTGGTCACCTACCGCAACGACCCGGAGGTGGCGCGTTATCAGGGTTGGACGCTGCCCTACACGCCGGTTATGGCCCAGGGGCTCCTCTCAGATAATCCGCTGGGCATGGAAGGCTGGGTGCAGCGTGCCATTGCCCTGAAAAACGGCGAACTGATCGGTGACCTGGCCCTCAACCGACGTGGCCCGCAGGCCGAGTTCGGCGTCACCCTGTCGCGCCACGCGCAGGGGCACGGGTACGCCTCGGAAGCCATTCGCGCGCTGCTTCATTTCGCCTTCCACGAGCTGAACCTGCACCGCGTTCACGCCAGCATCGACCCGCGCAACCAGGCCATTGCCGGACTGCTGCGGCACGTCGGTTTCCGCCATGAAGGCACCCATCTGAAAAGCTACTGTCTGCGGGGCGAATGGACAGACGACGCGATTTATGCTGTGTTGAGTGAGGAGTGGAGAGCGTGA
- a CDS encoding NUDIX hydrolase, producing MTGGTEWLDLVNGHDEVVGRVTREEAWARRLPVRVINAFLVNSCGELWIPRRTAHKAMFPDCLDMSVGGHVASGEDYLACFKRETREELNLNVDDVPWWEIAYFSPFDTPLSAFMRVYEIRTDEAPDFKRDDFSGACWRSPRQLLHNIAAGDPAKGDLAELIRRCYLS from the coding sequence ATGACCGGGGGCACCGAGTGGCTCGACCTGGTGAACGGGCACGATGAAGTGGTGGGCCGCGTGACCCGCGAGGAAGCCTGGGCCAGGCGCCTGCCCGTGCGTGTGATCAACGCTTTTCTGGTGAATTCTTGCGGGGAACTGTGGATTCCGCGGCGCACCGCCCACAAGGCCATGTTCCCTGACTGCCTGGACATGAGTGTGGGCGGTCACGTCGCGAGTGGGGAAGACTACCTGGCGTGCTTCAAACGCGAGACGCGCGAGGAATTGAACCTGAACGTGGATGACGTGCCCTGGTGGGAAATTGCGTATTTTTCGCCGTTTGACACGCCGCTCAGCGCCTTCATGCGCGTGTACGAGATCCGCACCGACGAGGCGCCAGACTTTAAACGCGACGACTTCAGTGGGGCGTGCTGGCGGTCGCCGCGCCAACTGCTGCACAACATAGCTGCGGGAGACCCGGCCAAGGGTGACCTGGCAGAACTGATCAGGAGGTGTTATCTCTCGTGA
- the argF gene encoding ornithine carbamoyltransferase — protein MAGRDFLSNLDMTAAELRAVMDTAHSMKRGEWREVKPLAGLTLALIFEKASLRTRTTFDVGMYQLGGHAITLTNQEVGLGTRERVSDVARNLERWVDGVMARVYLQGNLQELAENASVPIINGLSDMLHPAQLLADYQTIEEEFGHNLNGLRVVYIGDGNNLANSHIHMGILTGTDVTIVTPVGYEPNAAVAMDAVKRGANLTITNDLSAVEGADVLYTDVWISMGMEAEADIRRRAFKGYQVTPSMLDTIAKKGIFLHCLPAHYGEETVPEATEHRKSRVFDEAENRLHAQKALMYHLMGELQPRW, from the coding sequence ATGGCGGGGCGCGACTTTCTGAGTAACCTGGACATGACGGCCGCCGAATTGCGCGCGGTGATGGACACGGCGCACAGCATGAAGCGCGGCGAGTGGCGCGAGGTGAAACCCCTGGCCGGCCTGACGCTGGCCCTGATTTTCGAGAAAGCGTCCCTGCGCACCCGCACGACCTTCGACGTGGGGATGTACCAGCTCGGCGGTCACGCCATTACCCTCACGAATCAGGAAGTGGGCCTGGGCACCCGCGAGCGCGTGTCGGACGTGGCCCGCAACCTGGAACGCTGGGTGGACGGCGTGATGGCCCGTGTATACCTCCAGGGCAACTTGCAGGAACTCGCGGAGAACGCCTCGGTGCCCATCATCAACGGCCTCTCGGACATGCTGCACCCCGCCCAGCTGCTGGCCGACTACCAGACCATCGAGGAGGAATTCGGGCACAACCTGAACGGCCTGCGCGTCGTGTACATCGGGGACGGCAACAACCTCGCCAACAGCCACATCCACATGGGCATCCTGACCGGCACGGACGTGACCATCGTGACGCCGGTGGGCTACGAACCGAACGCCGCCGTCGCCATGGACGCCGTGAAACGCGGCGCGAACCTCACCATCACCAACGACCTGAGCGCCGTCGAGGGCGCGGACGTGCTGTACACCGACGTGTGGATCAGCATGGGCATGGAAGCCGAGGCCGACATTCGCCGCCGCGCCTTCAAGGGCTACCAGGTCACCCCCAGCATGCTGGACACCATCGCCAAAAAAGGCATTTTTCTGCACTGCCTGCCCGCCCACTACGGCGAGGAAACCGTACCCGAGGCCACCGAGCACCGCAAGAGCCGCGTTTTCGACGAGGCCGAGAACCGCCTGCACGCCCAGAAGGCCCTGATGTATCACCTGATGGGCGAGTTGCAGCCCCGCTGGTGA
- the rdgB gene encoding RdgB/HAM1 family non-canonical purine NTP pyrophosphatase: MSAEHASYVGRVVVATGNAGKVKEIQEALAPLGWHLEGIGAFPMPEETGATYEENAALKACTIAMATGLPALADDSGLEVEALGGEPGVYSARFGNRASDLERNLYLLERLRDKKNRRARFVSVIVLAYPDGVVEEYRGEVPGVILEGPRGGGGFGYDPLFLPYGETNTFAEMSVEDKRAISHRGIALEALKAAHQQGKARQSYPGAAGSRLD, encoded by the coding sequence GTGAGCGCCGAGCATGCAAGTTACGTGGGCCGCGTCGTGGTGGCGACGGGGAACGCTGGAAAAGTCAAGGAGATTCAGGAGGCGCTGGCCCCGCTGGGCTGGCACCTGGAGGGCATCGGGGCCTTTCCCATGCCCGAGGAGACCGGCGCGACCTACGAGGAGAACGCCGCGCTGAAGGCCTGCACCATCGCCATGGCCACCGGCCTGCCGGCCCTGGCCGACGATTCCGGCCTGGAAGTCGAGGCGCTGGGCGGCGAGCCGGGCGTGTACTCGGCCCGTTTCGGCAACCGCGCCAGCGACCTGGAGCGCAACCTGTACCTGCTCGAACGCCTGCGCGACAAGAAGAACCGCCGCGCCAGGTTCGTGTCGGTGATTGTCCTGGCGTACCCGGATGGGGTGGTCGAGGAGTACCGGGGCGAGGTGCCCGGCGTCATTCTGGAAGGGCCGCGCGGCGGGGGCGGTTTCGGCTACGATCCTCTTTTCCTGCCGTACGGCGAGACGAACACTTTTGCGGAAATGAGCGTCGAGGACAAAAGAGCCATCAGCCACCGGGGGATTGCCCTGGAAGCCCTGAAAGCCGCGCACCAGCAGGGCAAGGCCCGCCAGTCTTACCCCGGCGCGGCCGGCAGCCGCCTGGACTGA
- a CDS encoding SufE family protein, whose amino-acid sequence MTSATPALPEKLQNIVGMFKSVPKTMRLQALLEYSRKLPPLPEKYAEHPEFLKPVPECASPFFLVTEQDAGGGVQMHFKVPEDAPTVRGYAGILHEALNGETPETILNVPDQFYMDMGLSELITPMRMRGMGAILMRLKRDVKGEE is encoded by the coding sequence ATGACCAGCGCCACACCCGCCCTGCCCGAGAAGCTCCAGAACATCGTCGGCATGTTCAAGAGCGTTCCCAAAACCATGCGCCTGCAAGCCCTGCTGGAGTACAGCCGCAAACTCCCGCCGCTGCCCGAGAAGTACGCCGAGCACCCCGAATTCCTGAAGCCGGTGCCCGAGTGTGCCAGCCCCTTTTTCCTGGTGACCGAACAGGACGCGGGGGGCGGCGTGCAGATGCACTTCAAAGTTCCCGAGGACGCCCCCACCGTGCGTGGGTACGCCGGCATCCTGCATGAGGCCCTCAACGGCGAAACGCCTGAAACCATCCTGAACGTCCCGGATCAGTTCTACATGGACATGGGCCTGAGTGAACTGATTACCCCCATGCGTATGCGCGGCATGGGCGCCATCCTGATGCGCCTGAAAAGGGACGTGAAGGGAGAAGAGTAA
- a CDS encoding sulfurtransferase, which translates to MDYAKDVLVSTDWVAEHRQDPNVRLIEVDEDILLYDTGHIPGAVKLDWQTDLWHPVERDFIGAGEVQALLGRLGIREGDQIVLYGDKSNWWASYAYWFLSYSGVGNLKIMNGGRQKWAAEGRELTTDAPSVTPSQYPALTRDDSLRAYRDEVRAHLEGVQAGKNALVDVRSADEFSGKVTHMPNYPQEGVLRGGHIPGARNIPWAKATNEDGTFKSADELKALYEGEGVTPDKDVIAYCRIAERSSHSWFVLRELLGYPKVRNYDGSWTEWGNAVGMPIEKTYTEE; encoded by the coding sequence ATGGATTACGCCAAAGACGTCCTTGTCAGCACCGACTGGGTAGCCGAGCACCGCCAGGACCCCAACGTCCGCCTCATCGAAGTCGACGAGGACATTCTGCTGTACGACACCGGCCACATCCCCGGCGCCGTGAAACTGGACTGGCAAACCGACCTGTGGCACCCCGTGGAGCGCGACTTCATCGGCGCAGGCGAGGTGCAGGCGCTGCTGGGCCGACTGGGCATCCGCGAGGGCGACCAGATCGTGCTGTACGGTGACAAGAGCAACTGGTGGGCCAGCTACGCCTACTGGTTCCTGAGCTACAGCGGCGTGGGGAACCTCAAGATCATGAACGGCGGACGCCAGAAGTGGGCCGCCGAAGGCCGCGAACTCACCACCGACGCCCCCAGCGTCACGCCCAGCCAGTACCCGGCCCTGACCCGCGACGACAGCCTGCGCGCCTACCGCGATGAGGTCAGGGCGCACCTTGAGGGCGTGCAGGCTGGGAAAAATGCCCTGGTGGATGTCCGCAGCGCCGACGAGTTTTCCGGCAAGGTCACGCACATGCCCAACTATCCGCAAGAAGGCGTGCTGCGCGGCGGACACATTCCCGGCGCCCGCAATATCCCCTGGGCCAAAGCCACCAACGAAGACGGCACCTTCAAAAGCGCCGACGAACTCAAGGCCCTGTATGAAGGCGAGGGCGTGACGCCCGACAAGGACGTGATCGCCTACTGCCGCATCGCCGAGCGCAGCAGCCACAGCTGGTTCGTGCTGCGTGAACTCCTGGGCTACCCCAAAGTTCGCAATTACGACGGCAGCTGGACGGAGTGGGGCAACGCCGTCGGCATGCCCATCGAGAAGACGTACACCGAAGAGTAA
- a CDS encoding serine hydrolase domain-containing protein, which produces MTLIETVRSFAPYLESWVEYQRDMGRIPGVQVAIRVGDELAASFALGHANEPKGEKLTTRHLFRIASHSKTFTATAIMQLVEAGKLRLDDTAGQYIPELQGSAAQDYTVRELLGHQSGINRDGADSEYWQQRFDFPDRAKVIELCRADAVFERNHHFKYTNMGYSLLGLIIEAASGQSYEDYIAEHITGPLGVKNLGPELPAEREGELATGHSALMHGHDMRRTLPSSNTHAMAAATGFFGTAEDLTAYWARHALGQTTLISDASKRLMQRKESEVTRPTRRWYGLGLIIDDLGGRPLVGHSGGFPGHITQSWLDPKTGLSVSVLTNTLGGPATEWATNIVKLIDFAQKKPEKQRADAPGIDPNTFTGRFATSWGVYDIVNLNGRLVALFPQGDPAMTATELTIVDADTLAPEPEAGFGSVGEPYTFGRDEKGQIEWVRSGGSRAWPVEKYREMLAAQQ; this is translated from the coding sequence ATGACTTTAATCGAGACGGTGCGCAGCTTTGCGCCTTACCTGGAGTCGTGGGTGGAGTACCAGCGGGACATGGGGCGTATTCCGGGCGTGCAGGTGGCCATTCGCGTGGGCGATGAACTGGCGGCGTCCTTTGCGCTGGGCCACGCCAACGAACCCAAGGGCGAGAAGCTGACGACGCGGCACCTGTTCCGCATCGCGTCCCACAGCAAGACGTTCACGGCCACCGCCATCATGCAGCTGGTGGAGGCGGGCAAACTGCGCCTGGACGACACGGCGGGGCAGTACATCCCCGAGTTGCAGGGATCCGCGGCGCAAGACTACACGGTGCGCGAGTTGCTGGGTCACCAGTCGGGCATCAACCGCGACGGGGCCGACAGCGAGTACTGGCAGCAGCGCTTCGACTTCCCGGACCGGGCAAAGGTCATCGAGCTGTGCCGTGCCGACGCCGTGTTCGAGCGCAACCACCACTTCAAGTACACCAACATGGGGTACTCGCTGCTGGGCCTGATCATCGAGGCGGCCAGCGGGCAAAGCTATGAGGACTACATCGCCGAGCACATCACCGGGCCGCTGGGCGTGAAGAACCTGGGGCCGGAACTGCCCGCCGAGCGCGAGGGCGAACTGGCGACCGGCCACAGCGCCCTGATGCACGGCCACGACATGCGGCGCACGCTGCCCAGCAGTAATACGCACGCCATGGCCGCCGCCACCGGGTTTTTCGGCACGGCGGAAGACCTGACCGCTTACTGGGCCCGGCACGCGCTGGGGCAGACCACCCTTATTTCCGACGCCTCCAAACGCCTGATGCAGCGCAAGGAATCCGAGGTCACGCGCCCCACCCGCCGCTGGTACGGACTGGGCCTGATTATCGATGACCTTGGCGGGCGGCCCCTGGTGGGCCACTCGGGCGGGTTCCCCGGCCACATCACGCAGTCGTGGCTCGACCCGAAAACAGGCCTCAGCGTGTCCGTCCTGACCAACACCCTGGGCGGCCCGGCGACCGAGTGGGCGACCAACATCGTCAAACTCATCGATTTCGCGCAGAAGAAACCCGAGAAGCAACGGGCAGATGCGCCGGGCATCGACCCCAACACGTTTACCGGGCGGTTCGCCACGTCGTGGGGCGTATACGACATCGTGAACCTGAACGGGCGGCTGGTCGCGCTGTTCCCGCAGGGCGACCCGGCCATGACCGCCACCGAACTGACCATCGTGGACGCCGACACCCTGGCCCCCGAACCCGAAGCGGGTTTTGGCTCGGTGGGCGAGCCGTACACCTTCGGGCGCGACGAGAAAGGCCAGATCGAGTGGGTGCGCAGCGGCGGCTCCCGCGCCTGGCCGGTCGAGAAATACCGCGAAATGTTGGCCGCGCAGCAGTAA
- a CDS encoding ABC transporter ATP-binding protein encodes MRPEQFRAPPQRKADPDIKMRPADLLETLKIVWQASPRHTLTYAATSLLSSALPAANLYVGKLLLDEVARAAQNAGTPGNVTYQALLTLLAFQVGLTVLGSLLSTFQSTSQQLLGDSLQHGVSRRILDKAAGMSVESFENADTYDKLQQAYREVGTRPLGVALQLIGLIGAVVTLVSVGALIARLGFWVLPLVLLASLPGVWVSNRFGVENYRMLRWQTHDARVQNYLGSLLTSDTLVKEVRLFGFEPYLLSRWREYYLGFRKQLEDIVRRRAVWGFGASLLSALLIGLASALILRRAAAGQISVGDFSVFILGIAQVQGTVSGFLNGLSGIYQNLLYMRNLFGFLELPDRDLDAGETWTGSIETIEFQDVGFRYPLTDRDVLNGVNFTVTRGQALALVGENGAGKTTIVKLLTRLFEPTSGRILLNGLDATRFSPRSVQREMSIIFQDFGQYQMTVQDNVAIAEVERLEDVTGVETAIERAGAGYVDTLPEGLDTRLGRLFQGGRQLSGGQWQRLALARLYFRDASVLVFDEPTAALDARAEFETMEALREQARERITFLISHRFSTVRLADYIIVLDGGVVTESGSHAELLARNGKYAALYNLQASGYASEPPTPARAHPA; translated from the coding sequence TTGAGGCCCGAGCAGTTCCGCGCTCCGCCCCAGCGCAAGGCCGACCCCGACATCAAGATGCGTCCGGCGGACTTGCTGGAAACCTTGAAAATCGTGTGGCAGGCCAGCCCGCGCCACACCCTGACCTACGCGGCCACCAGCCTGCTGTCCAGCGCCCTGCCGGCCGCGAACCTGTACGTGGGAAAACTGCTGCTGGACGAGGTGGCGCGCGCTGCACAGAATGCAGGCACACCGGGCAACGTGACGTACCAGGCCCTCCTGACGCTGCTGGCCTTTCAGGTGGGCCTGACGGTGCTGGGGAGCCTGCTGTCCACCTTTCAGAGCACGTCGCAGCAACTGCTGGGCGACAGCCTGCAGCACGGCGTGAGCCGCCGCATTCTGGACAAGGCGGCGGGCATGAGCGTCGAGTCTTTCGAGAACGCCGACACCTACGACAAGTTGCAGCAGGCTTACCGCGAGGTGGGCACGCGCCCGCTGGGCGTGGCGCTGCAACTTATCGGCCTCATCGGCGCGGTGGTGACGCTGGTGTCGGTGGGCGCCCTGATCGCGCGGCTGGGCTTCTGGGTGCTGCCGCTGGTGCTGCTGGCCAGCCTGCCGGGCGTGTGGGTCAGCAACCGGTTCGGCGTCGAAAACTACCGCATGCTGCGCTGGCAGACGCACGACGCCCGCGTGCAGAACTACCTGGGCAGCCTGCTGACCTCAGACACGCTGGTCAAGGAAGTGCGCCTGTTCGGTTTCGAGCCGTACCTGCTCTCGCGTTGGCGCGAGTATTACCTGGGTTTCCGCAAGCAACTGGAGGATATCGTGCGCCGCCGCGCGGTCTGGGGCTTCGGCGCGTCGCTGCTGTCGGCCCTGCTGATCGGCCTGGCCAGCGCCCTGATTCTGCGCCGGGCGGCGGCGGGCCAGATCAGCGTGGGGGATTTCAGCGTGTTCATCCTGGGCATCGCGCAGGTGCAGGGCACGGTGTCGGGGTTCCTGAACGGCCTGAGCGGCATTTACCAGAACCTGCTGTACATGCGCAACCTCTTCGGCTTTCTGGAGTTGCCGGACCGTGACCTGGACGCCGGCGAAACGTGGACGGGTTCCATTGAAACCATCGAGTTTCAGGATGTGGGCTTCCGTTACCCCCTGACCGACCGGGATGTCCTGAACGGCGTGAATTTCACGGTGACGCGCGGGCAGGCGCTGGCGCTGGTGGGGGAGAACGGCGCGGGCAAAACCACCATCGTGAAGCTGCTGACGCGCCTGTTCGAGCCGACCTCGGGCCGCATTCTCCTGAACGGCCTGGATGCCACGCGCTTCTCGCCGCGCAGCGTGCAGCGGGAAATGAGCATCATCTTTCAGGATTTCGGGCAGTACCAGATGACCGTGCAGGACAACGTGGCGATTGCCGAAGTGGAACGCCTTGAAGACGTGACCGGCGTGGAAACCGCCATCGAGCGCGCCGGGGCCGGGTACGTGGACACCCTGCCGGAAGGACTGGACACCCGCCTGGGACGGCTTTTTCAGGGCGGCCGGCAACTCTCGGGCGGGCAGTGGCAACGCCTGGCCCTGGCGAGGTTGTACTTCCGGGACGCCTCGGTGCTGGTGTTCGACGAACCCACGGCGGCGTTGGATGCCCGCGCCGAATTCGAGACGATGGAGGCCCTGCGTGAACAGGCGCGGGAACGCATTACCTTCCTGATCTCGCACCGCTTCAGCACTGTGCGTCTGGCCGATTACATCATCGTGCTGGACGGCGGCGTGGTCACCGAGTCCGGCAGTCACGCGGAATTGCTGGCCCGGAATGGCAAGTACGCCGCGCTGTACAACCTGCAGGCCAGCGGGTACGCCAGCGAACCGCCCACCCCGGCCCGCGCGCACCCCGCCTGA
- a CDS encoding CinA family nicotinamide mononucleotide deamidase-related protein, with the protein MLRAEIVSVGTELLFGEITDTNAAFLAAELVARGVTLNRKTVIGDHLPTLTQVLQDALERADLILLGGGLGPTDDDLTREAVAAALGETPSEDAELLAWLEGLYAARGRDMPRSNRKQTWLIPSAQALANPVGTAPGWYVQPRGPRYAGKVIVALPGPPREMKKMWAEQVLPRLPLPDHAILHTTIHTQGIGESNLVEVLGDLTRGQNPSLGTYARKTGVDVRVSASAPTHDEAQALLHPALSQVRERLQRWTWGEDGDTLAGALQPTLGDRTLGVIEAGSAGHLCTLLAGQANQSILHDAAITENHARLITLGLTPVTLRDRGLVSEQAALELAAGAREHLDADIGLSVVVSTTGDNAGTAHAAIVTPDTHRATTINWPGHPDQIRERAAVAALALAYRTLRPGGWQG; encoded by the coding sequence ATGCTTAGAGCAGAAATCGTCAGTGTAGGTACGGAACTGTTGTTCGGTGAAATCACCGACACCAACGCCGCATTCCTCGCTGCTGAACTGGTGGCCCGCGGCGTCACCCTGAACCGCAAAACCGTGATCGGTGACCACCTGCCCACGCTGACGCAGGTGCTGCAAGACGCCCTGGAGCGCGCCGACCTGATCCTGCTGGGCGGCGGCCTGGGCCCCACCGACGATGACCTGACCCGCGAAGCCGTGGCCGCCGCGCTGGGTGAAACGCCCAGTGAAGACGCTGAGCTGCTGGCGTGGTTGGAGGGGCTGTACGCCGCCCGTGGGCGCGACATGCCGCGCAGCAACCGCAAGCAGACGTGGCTGATTCCCAGCGCCCAGGCCCTTGCGAACCCGGTGGGCACCGCGCCCGGCTGGTACGTGCAGCCGCGTGGCCCGCGCTACGCCGGCAAGGTCATCGTGGCCCTGCCCGGCCCGCCGCGCGAAATGAAGAAGATGTGGGCCGAGCAGGTGCTGCCGCGCCTGCCGCTGCCCGACCACGCCATCCTGCACACCACCATTCATACCCAGGGCATCGGCGAAAGCAATCTCGTGGAGGTGCTGGGCGACCTGACCAGGGGCCAGAACCCGTCCCTCGGCACCTACGCCCGCAAAACCGGCGTGGACGTGCGCGTGTCGGCCAGCGCGCCCACCCACGACGAAGCGCAGGCCCTGCTCCACCCCGCCCTGAGCCAGGTGCGCGAACGGCTTCAGCGCTGGACGTGGGGCGAGGACGGCGACACGCTGGCCGGGGCCTTGCAGCCCACCCTGGGCGACCGAACCCTGGGCGTCATTGAGGCGGGCAGTGCCGGGCACCTCTGCACCCTGCTGGCCGGACAGGCGAACCAGTCCATACTGCACGACGCCGCCATCACCGAGAACCACGCCCGCCTGATCACGCTGGGCCTGACGCCCGTGACCCTGCGCGACCGGGGCCTGGTGAGCGAACAGGCCGCGCTGGAACTGGCCGCCGGGGCACGCGAGCACCTGGACGCCGACATCGGCCTGAGCGTCGTCGTGAGCACCACGGGCGACAACGCCGGAACCGCGCACGCCGCCATCGTCACCCCCGACACGCACCGCGCCACCACCATCAACTGGCCCGGCCACCCCGACCAGATCAGGGAACGCGCCGCCGTGGCCGCCCTGGCGCTGGCCTACCGCACCCTCAGACCCGGGGGGTGGCAAGGATGA